One part of the Anopheles coustani chromosome 2, idAnoCousDA_361_x.2, whole genome shotgun sequence genome encodes these proteins:
- the LOC131263205 gene encoding protein MEMO1 produces the protein MPNMYREASHAGSWYTDSGPELNRQLNKWLDDADLTFGPARAIIAPHAGYRYCGACGAWAYRQISPAVVKRVFILGPSHHVRLSRCALSAAQYCRTPLYDLKVDQQINSELEATGHFKWMDQKTDEDEHSIEMHLPYVAKVMENFRDQFTIVPVMVGSISTEWEETYGKIFAPYLADPQNLFVISSDFCHWGQRFRYTYYEEGSGPIYKWIETLDKMGMDLIETLKADSFSEYLRKYNNTICGRHPIGVLMQSVEELKRRGYRMSFKFLKYDQSNQCCDKKDSSVSYASGSLIFE, from the exons ATGCCAAATATGTACCGTGAAGCATCGCACGCTGGTAGCTGGTATACGGATTCGG GACCCGAACTGAATCGTCAACTAAACAAGTGGCTAGATGATGCCGACCTTACCTTCGGGCCTGCCCGTGCCATCATTGCCCCCCATGCTGGGTACCGTTATTGCGGTGCTTGTGGTGCATGGGCCTACCGACAAATTAGTCCAGCCGTAGT CAAACGTGTGTTCATTTTGGGACCATCGCATCATGTGCGCCTTTCCCGCTGTGCCCTCTCCGCTGCTCAGTACTGCCGTACGCCGCTGTACGATCTGAAGGTTGACCAGCAAATCAATTCTGAGCTCGAGGCTACTGGCCATTTCAAGTGGATGGACCAAAAGACGGATGAAGATGAGCATAGTATTGAGATGCATCTTCCATACGTGGCGAAAGTGATGGAAAA TTTCAGGGATCAGTTCACCATTGTCCCTGTGATGGTGGGCTCCATCAGCACGGAGTGGGAAGAAACCTACGGTAAAATCTTCGCCCCTTACCTGGCCGATCCTCAGAATTTGTTTGTCATTTCGTCCGATTTTTGTCACTGGGGGCAACGATTCCGGTACACGTACTATGAGGAAGGTTCCGGTCCGATCTACAAGTGGATCGAAACACTGGATAAGATGGGAATGGATTTGATCGAAACGCTCAAGGCGGATAGCTTTAGCGAATACCTACGAAAGTACAACAATACCATCTGTGGGCGTCATCCGATCGGCGTGCTGATGCAGTCCGTCGAAGAACTGAAACGCCGTGGTTACCGAATGAGCTTCAAATTTCTGAAGTATGACCAAAGCAATCAGTGCTGTGATAAGAAAGACTCCAGCGTCAGCTATGCCTCCGGTTCGTTGATTTTTGAGTga
- the LOC131263186 gene encoding tumor suppressor candidate 3 has translation MKILIKIAVLTAISLCLFSFVNSQASKNARGGQQSLSEKVQQMLDMNTKRPVLRFNGNKFRDFVKSPPRNYSVIVMFTAMAPARQCVICRHAHDEYTIVANSYRYSQTYSNKLFFAMVDFDEGSDVFQMLRLNTAPVFIHFPPKGKPKPADTMDIQRVGVSAEVIGKWIQERTDIQIRIFRPPNYSATVAILMLSLFVGGFLYLRRNNLDFLYNKQMWALIAVVFCFAMVSGQMWNHIRSPPFVHKSQNGGIAYIHGSSQGQLVIETYIVMFLNAMIVLGMVLLTEAGWQNDHRKSKVTAIVGLFLVVIFFSLILSIFRSKAQGYPYSFLFK, from the exons ATGAAGATCCTCATTAAAATTGCTGTCCTTACAGCCATATCGCTGTGCTTGTTCAGTTTCGTCAACAGTCAGGCATCCAAAAATGCCCGAGGT GGACAGCAATCGCTCTCGGAGAAGGTCCAGCAAATGCTGGACATGAACACCAAGCGTCCGGTGCTGCGTTTCAATGGCAATAAGTTCCGCGACTTTGTCAAGTCGCCACCCCGTAACTACTCCGTGATCGTCATGTTCACCGCAATGGCCCCAGCGCGGCAGTGCGTTATCTGTCGTCATGCGCACGATGAGTACACCATCGTGGCCAACTCATACCGCTATTCGCAAACTTACTCCAATAAGCTCTTCTTTGCCATGGTCGATTTTGATGAAGGCTCGGACGTGTTCCAGATGCTGCGCCTGAACACGGCGCCCGTTTTCATCCACTTCCCGCCCAAGGGTAAACCGAAACCTGCCGACACGATGGACATCCAGCGCGTTGGAGTGTCCGCggaagtgattggcaaatggaTCCAGGAGCGCACCGACATCCAAATCCGTATTTTCCGTCCACCAAACTACTCCGCGACCGTAGCGATCCTGATGCTGTCACTGTTCGTAGGCGGATTTCTGTACCTCCGAAGAAACAACCTAGACTTCCTGTACAACAAACAGATGTGGGCACTGATAGCGGTTGTGTTCTGTTTCGCGATGGTATCAGGCCAAATGTGGAACCACATTCGCAGCCCACCGTTTGTGCACAAGAGTCAGAATGGAGGTATTGCCTACATTCACGGATCATCTCAGGGTCAGCTTGTGATTGAAACCTACATTGTGATGTTTTTGA ATGCCATGATCGTCCTCGGAATGGTTCTCCTCACTGAAGCCGGTTGGCAAAATGATCACCGTAAAAGCAAAGTTACGGCAATTGTTGGACTGTTTCTCgtggttattttcttttcgctcatACTTTCTATATTCCGCTCCAAAGCGCAAGGATATCCTTACAG CTTCCTTTTcaaataa